A single window of Sphaerodactylus townsendi isolate TG3544 linkage group LG03, MPM_Stown_v2.3, whole genome shotgun sequence DNA harbors:
- the CBX4 gene encoding E3 SUMO-protein ligase CBX4, with product MELPAVGEHVFAVESIEKKRIRKGRVEYLVKWRGWSSKYNTWEPEENILDPRLLIAFQNRERQEQLMGYRKRGPKPKPLVVQLPSFARRSNVLTGLQDPAMENRSKLDLGSSGKCQQHQYELNSKKHHQYQPNGKDSAIKHQSHSKGKYYYQLNSKKHHHYQPDPKMYEPHYQAGSKEPQQGQACLDHSKSSLMSHSDKWSHSAAKSLLNPVKNLNSTEGKNGAEKNLSSGTGPPPLPPPRDGVTSNGIGGKMKIVKNKNKNGRIVIVMSKYMENGMQAVKIKSAQPPKKRIAEDRTTKKGTEGRQESWRKHGEERWLACDHKGKSGTEAGQALTEGGTSPQLAASPGKEPPVPEPQPLQLTTKPNGVPLSLESSQQEHNPATMGVNLSTSCGGSRKRCLSEPHGDKEAGKKRLTSRSISVPTCLSPPVPERPEPPALPASQPEIILLDSDLDEPIDLRCVRARGDSETGLVQVKPETVLPPADKPVPELQKQVEQFEVEAEEEDEPVPEFKPFFGNIIITDVTANCLTVTFKEYVTV from the exons ATACAACACGTGGGAGCCGGAGGAGAACATCTTGGATCCCAGGCTGCTGATCGCCTTCCAAAACAG GGAGAGGCAGGAGCAACTGATGGGCTACCGCAAGCGAGGGCCAAAACCAAAGCCGTTGGTTGTCCAG TTGCCCTCCTTCGCACGCCGCTCTAATGTCCTCACTGGCCTTCAGGACCCTGCGATGGAGAACAGGTCCAAGCTGGACCTTGGCAGCTCGGGGAAATGCCAGCAGCATCAGTACGAGCTGAACAGCAAGAAGCACCATCAGTACCAGCCCAATGGCAAGGACAGCGCTATAAAGCACCAGTCACACAGCAAAGGGAAGTACTACTACCAGCTGAATAGCAAGAAGCATCACCACTACCAGCCCGACCCCAAGATGTACGAGCCTCATTATCAGGCAGGCAGCAAGGAGCCGCAGCAAGGACAGGCCTGCCTGGATCACAGCAAAAGCTCCTTGATGTCCCATTCAGACAAATGGTCCCACAGTGCAGCAAAAAGCTTGCTGAACCCAGTGAAGAATCTAAACAGCACAGAAGGAAAGAACGGGGCTGAGAAGAACCTGTCCAGTGGCACagggccgccgccgctgccaccacctAGGGATGGCGTGACCAGCAACGGTATTGGGGGCAAAATGAAGATTGTCAAGAATAAGAACAAGAATGGCCGCATTGTGATTGTCATGAGCAAGTACATGGAGAACGGCATGCAAGCTGTGAAGATCAAATCCGCACAGCCTCCCAAGAAGCGAATAGCTGAGGACAGGACTACTAAGAAAGGGACTGAGGGCAGGCAAGAGTCCTGGAGGAAGCATGGGGAAGAGAGATGGCTGGCCTGTGATCACAAGGGGAAATCTGGGACCGAGGCAGGTCAGGCCCTGACTGAGGGTGGAACCAGTCCCCAGCTGGCTGCATCGCCAGGCAAAGAACCACCCGTTCCTGAGCCGCAGCCCCTACAGCTCACCACCAAGCCAAACGGGGTCCCGTTATCCTTGGAATCTAGTCAGCAAGAGCACAATCCTGCCACCATGGGAGTGAACCTCTCCACCAGCTGTGGCGGATCCCGTAAACGTTGCCTTTCGGAGCCTCATGGGGACAAGGAGGCTGGAAAGAAACGCCTCACTTCCCGGAGCATCAGTGTTCCCACCTGCTTAAGCCCTCCTGTCCCAGAGAGACCCGAACCCcctgccttgcctgcctcccAGCCGGAAATCATCCTGCTGGACTCAGACTTAGATGAGCCCATAGACTTGCGGTGTGTCAGGGCTCGAGGGGACAGCGAGACCGGCCTGGTGCAAGTGAAACCAGaaactgtgctgcctccagcaGACAAGCCCGTGCCAGAGCTTCAGAAGCAGGTGGAACAGTTTGAGGTGGAGGCAGAGGAAGAAGATGAGCCGGTGCCAGAGTTCAAGCCTTTCTTTGGGAATATAATAATTACAGATGTGACAGCAAACTGCCTGACTGTGACCTTCAAAGAGTATGTAACGGTGTGA